In Xanthomonas campestris pv. phormiicola, the DNA window CGAGACGATGTCCTGGGTCCCGGCCATGTCGCCGAGGCGGCCGAGCAGCACCACGTCCTTGTCGGCCGGCGGCAGCAGCGCCGTGCTCACCTGCAGCGCACGGCCCTGTGCATAGGCGCGCCATTGCTGGGTCAGCAGGCCGGCGACCTTGGCGCCGGCGCCGCTGGCGACCAGCAGGGTCGGATGTCCGCCGACCAGCGCCACCTGCACCGACGCGGTGCCGGCCGCCTGTTCGAACCCGGCCATGTCGGCCTTGCGCCATGCGGCGAACGCGCCGGCCGCGTCCGGCGCGGCGCCGGCGACCTCGCTGCCCAGCGCATCCAGCGCGGCGCGCACGCCTGCGCGCAACGGATCGCTCAGCACCGCCACGTCGACCGCGAGCGGACCGCCATCGCCGAGCGACAGCAGCGCGCCGACTTCGGCCAGGCTGCCGACGCGGTGGCTGGCGCTGCCGTCGGACAAGGCCGCGTAGGCGGGAATGCCGGCCAGGCTGGCCGGGATCGCCAGCCCGCGCAGATCCACGTTGCTGCCCACCGCCGGCAGCGCGACCACCTCGACGCGCTTGCCGCCGTTCTCCAGCGCCGTGCCCACGCGCCACGCGGTGTCGTAACTTTGCACGCTGGTGGCGCGCCCTTCCACCAGCAGCCGCACCGTGGCCGGCAATGCGCCCCAGGCCTTGGCCACGGTGTCGATCGCGCGGCCGTCGAAGCGGTAGCTGAAGCGCGACTCCGGCGACAGCCGCAGCACGTTGGCCGGCGCGCTCTGGTCGGCGCACTGGTACTCGGAGACCACCGACCACCAGCCCACGCCGAAGCGCACGAAGCCGTTGCGGCGGGCGAAGCCGTCGATGCCGATCAGCTGGCTGGCATCGCCCTGGGCATCGGTGATCGAACGCGCCGACACCGGGTCGCCGTCGATCGACAGCAGGCTGGAGGTGCGCCCGGTATGCCCGCGCACGTAGCGCGCATCGACCTGCAACTGCGCATCGCGGGTCGGCACGCCGGCCGGCACCGGCAGGTAGATGTCGCGCTGGCTTTCCTGGCCGCTGAGCACCAGCGACTGCTTGAAGCCCAGCTCGCGCAGGGTCATCGAGCGGGTGACCGTGCTGGCGCCGGCCCACTCGCCGAACTGGCCGGCGACCGAATCGGCGGCAGCGGCAGGGGTCAGCGCGGTCGACAGGACCAAGGCCAGCGGCAGACCCTGGGGGAAACGGGCGGTGGAACGGCGGGGCTGGGTCATGGCGTGGATTCTGAAAAAAGAGGGAGGTGGGACACCGCCGCGGCGCGGCCGGGCACGAAACTGTCGAAGGACCGGCCGCGCAGCGCGGCCACGATCCGCGCCGAGGCGCGGCCATCGCCGTAGGGGCTGGCGTGGGGCAGGAACCGCGCAGGCCGCGGCGGCAGCTCGCAGGCCGCCGCGACCGCGGCCACGATCCGCGCCGGATCGGTGCCGACCAGGGTCACCACCCCGGCCTGGACCGCCTCGGGGCGTTCGGTGACGTCGCGCATCACCAGCACCGGCTTGCCCAGCGCCGGCGCTTCTTCCTGCACGCCGCCCGAATCGGTCAGCACCACGTGCGCGTGCTGCATCAGCCGCACGAAGGCGAGGTAGTCCTGCGGCGCGATCAGGTGCACGTTGTCCAGGCCGCCCAACTGCGCGCGGACCGGGCCCTGCACGTTCGGATTCAAATGCACCGGGTAGACGATCTGCAGGTCCTTGCGCTGCGCCAGTTCGGCCAGCGCGCGGCAGATGTTGGCGAAGCCGTCGCCGAAGCTTTCGCGACGATGCCCGGTGACCAGCAGCAGCTTGCGCTGCGGATCCAGGAACGGGAACTGCGCATCCACCGTGGTGCGCAGCACGGCATCGCGCTCGAGCCGCTCGACGGTCAGTTGCAGCGCATCGATCACGGTGTTGCCGGTGACGCTGATGCGGCCGGACAGGTGCTCGCGCTGCAGGTTGTCGCGCGCGCTGGCGGTGGGCGCGAACAGATGGTCGGCGACCACGTCGATCACCCGCCGGTTCATTTCTTCCGGCCACGGCTGCTGCAGATTGCCGGTGCGCAGGCCCGCTTCGACATGGCCAACCGGAATGCGCCGATGGAAGGCGGCCAGCGCGGCGGTCATCGCGGTACTGGTATCGCCGTGCACCAGCACGCGGTCCGGCCGCACCTGCGCATACAGCGCGTCGAGTCTGGCGAACAACCGCGAACACAGGCCGTTGAGGGTCTGGTCGGCCACCATCACATCGAGGTCGTGATCCGGCTGGATCGCGAACAAGGCCATCACCTGATCCAGCATCGCCCGATGCTGTCCGGTGATGCAGACCAGGGAGTCGATCCCCGGCGCGACGCGCAGCGCGCGGACCAGCGGCCCCATCTTGATCGCCTCGGGGCGCGTACCAAAAACGCAAAGAACCTTCACTACCCACTCCAGGGTCACCGATTAATCGTGACCATCGTCACACAATATGTGTGATATGGTGTATACAAATCGTGTAGGCCACAGGGGCGATGCCCGGCCTCATGCCGCGCATCGCCAAGCACCACGAGGCTTTTCGCCTTGGTGCCGAGTGCTGAACGCTCGCACTTTCAGGACAGATCGGTCGGCGGCGACCCGGTTGTCGCACGGGCACCTGCGCCACCAATCGCCGCCTTCAGCCACCGCCGGGCGGTGGCGGCGGGCCCGCCCTGGGCGCCTGGACCACCGCCAGCAGCGGCGGCTGACGACGCGTCGGTACCGATGGCGCGAGCTTGCCGGATCCTCAACCGTAGAAGCGCACAGGCCTCGAGTGCCGATCTGTGCCGGCGAGCAATCAGCGCTCCAGACTACGGCGCACGCGGCACGGCATGGCTAGCGCGCACGCTCCTTGAGGTCGCCCCACATCAATCGCGCACCGCAAAATGCTTTTCGGCAAGCTGTTTGGCCAAGCGAAACCCCTTCTCGGTCAAGCAAACCGACTCCGCCGATTCTTGGGATGGGTGATGCAGCCCTTTTCAAGGGGTCCATCCATCACGGAAAAGTCAATCCTTTTCCAGACCCTTGCGCTTTCAAACCCGAACACCCCCAGCAACGCCAGGACCAGCGCCGGCGCATGGGTTATACCCGTGACGATGCAGGCGTGAAACTGCGCATCTCCGCAGCGGTGCGGGAGGCCAGCAGTGGCACGCGGTCCGTTGGACGAATTCGCGATCCAGGAATGGCTGTGGCGTTGCGCTGCGGCGTCGCAATGTAGCCACTCCCAGACCAAGGCTTCGCTCCGCAGCACAGCCAGCCGCATCGCACGCGACCGGCACACGCCAATCAGTATCAGTAGGCAAACTCGCGGAACACCCGATCGATATCGCCCTGCCACGCACCGTGGTACAGCGCCAGCTTGCGTTCGGCCGCGGTCTGGCCGGCGTGCAGGATCTCCACCAGCGGTTCCAGGAAGCGCGATTCGTCCTGGCCGTCGCCGTTCAGGCGCGCGCGGCGGCGCAGGCCGTCCAGGGCGATCTTCACCGACTCGGCGGCCAGGTCCTGCACGGTGCCGTTGCGGAACGTCAGCTTCAGCGCCTGCCTGGGCACGCCGTCGCGCAGCGCGTGGCGTTCGACCAGGCTGAAGTCCTTGACCAGGTCCCAGGCCGCATCCAGTGCGGCATCGTCGTACAGCAGGCCGACCCAGTACGCCGACAGCGCGCACAGCCGGCCCCAGGGACCGGCGTCGGCGCCGCGCATTTCCAGGTATTTCTTCAGCCGCACTTCCGGGAACGCGGTGGTCATGTGGTCGGACCAGTCGCGCAGCGTCGGCAGCGCGCCCGGCAGGGCCGGCAGCTTGCCCTGCATGAAATCGCGGAAGCTCTGCCCGCTGGCGTCGACGTAGGTGCCGTCGCGGTAGGAGAAGTACATCGGCACGTCGAGCAGGTAATCGACGTAGCGCTCGTAGCCGAAACCGTCCTCGAACACGAAGTCGAGCATGCCGGTGCGGTCGGCGTCGGTATCGGTCCAGATGTGCGAGCGGTAGCTGAGGTAGCCGTTGGGCTTGCCCTCGGTGAACGGCGAATCGGCGAACAGCGCGGTGGCGATCGGTTGCAGCGCCAGCGACACGCGGAACTTCTTGATCATGTCCGCTTCGCTGGCGTAATCCAGATTCACCTGCACCGTGCAGGTGCGGGTCATCATGTCCAGGCCGAGCGAGCCGACCCTGGGCATGTAGTTCTTCATGATCTGGTAGCGGCCCTTGGGCATCCACGGCATCTCGTCGCGGCGCCACTTCGGCTGGAAGCCCATGCCGAGGAAACCCAGGCGCAGTTCGTCGGCGACCTGCTTGACCTCGTTGAGGTGGCTGCCCACCTCCACGCAGGTGTCGTGGATGGTTTCCAGCGGCGCGCCCGACAGTTCCAGCTGCCCGGCCGGTTCCAGCGTCACCGAGGCGCCGTCGCGCAGCAGCGCGATGGTGTGCCCGCCTTCTTGCACGGGCTCCCAGCCGAAGCGGGTCAGGCCGGTGAGCAGGGCCTCGATGCCGCGCTCACCGTCAAAGGTCGGCGGGCGCAGGTCGTCCAGGCGGAAGCCGAACTTCTCGTGTTCGGTGCCGATGCGCCACTGCGCTTCGGGCTTTTCTCCGGAGGCCAACACCTCGACCAGCTCGTTGCGGTCGGTGATCGGCGTTTCGGCAACGTGGCTGGGGCTCGACAAGGGCAGGCTCGCACGGAAGATGAGGCGATGTGGGGATGGCCCGCCAGCATCGCAAGGGCCGCACTATAGCGTGACCGGCGCGAAGCCCACATCGCTACCGGCGGTGCTGCAGCATTCCACGATCCGCGCCGTTGGCGCCGGCGAGAGTGAGACGCAGCACCGCCGGCCGCAGCGCGCTCGGCTAGGCTGCTGGCCTGTTCCCCGCCCTGCAGGCAGCCGATGCGCCCCGCCCACTCCGAACTGCATCGCGCCGATCGCGCCGGCTGGCTGCGCGCCGCGGTGCTCGGCGCCAACGACGGCATCCTGTCGGTGGCCGGACTGGTGGTCGGCGTGGCCAGCAGCGGCGCGCCCGCGCCGGCGGTCCTGGCGACCGGCATCGCCGGCCTGGTCGCCGGCGCGATGTCGATGGCCGCCGGCGAATACGTGTCGGTGCAGTCGCAGGTGGACACCGAGCGCGCCGATCTGGCGATCGAGCGCCGCGAGTTGCGCGAGGACCCGCACAGCGAGCTGGAAGAACTGGCCGGCATCTACCGCCAGCGCGGGCTGGACGCGGCGCTGGCGCGCCAGGTCGCCGAGCAGTTGACCGCGCACGATGCGCTGGGCGCGCATGCGCGCGACGAGCTCGGCATCACCGAGACCCTGCGCGCGCGGCCGTTGCAGGCGGCGGCCGCGTCGGCGGCAGCATTCTGCACCGGCGCGGCGCTGCCGGTCGTGGCCGCGTGGCTGGCGCCGGACGGCCGGCAACTGTGGGTGACCGGCGCGGCGACCCTGGTCGGCCTGTCGCTGACCGGCGCGCTGGCCGCGCGCGCCGGCGGCGCTTCGGGCGTGCGCGGTGCGGTGCGTGTGGTGTTCTGGGGCGCGGCGGCGATGCTCGCCAGCGGCGCGATCGGGCACGTGTTCGGCGTGCATGTGTGAGCGGACGCGCACCGTACTGGGTAGCATCACCGGCATGGCCGACACGTGTTTCCCCGAAGTGCGAGGCGACCGCACGCCCATCGCTCAAAGCGGAACCTGAACTGGAGTACTGAAAATTAACACTGGTACCTTCGTCGTCGACCACATGGGATTTTCCGTTTCATCGCTGGATGAGGCGATCGCGTTCTGGACTGAGGCCATGGGCTTCGAACTTGTCCGCACAGGCGAAATGGGCGGCGATTTCCTGCGCGAGGTGACGGGCGTCGACGATCCTCGTTGCCGCATGGCGCTGGTGGTATCGCCTGCCGGCTTTCCCATCGAACTGCTGGAATACTCGACAGCCCGCACGTTGGGCAAGACACCCGCAAGCGCTGGCGCGATCGGCGCGGCCCATCTTGCCGTCACCGTGACGGATATCGACGTGGCTGTCGCCAGGATCCAGGCGCAGGGATGGCACTTGAAAGGATCTCCGCGACCGATCGAGGCCGGGCCACGCGCGGGAACCGTCGTTGCCTACGTCAGCGGACCCGACGGGATCACCATCGAGGTCATGCAGCCTCCCAGGTAAGAGCGGCTGACAAAACGACTGCGCAGCCGCCAGGCGGGCGCGTGCAGCGCTCGAAATCCTCATGTACCACTTGTGCACTGCAGTTTCTGTGCGCCGTCCGCGCCCGCCTGGCGACCGCTCGCGACGTTTCGTTAGCCACGCTAAAGTCTCATCCGGCATGGTGTGGGGCCCTCCGGTTCTTTCGATCGCCGCTGGCTAAAGTGTGTGATGCACGTTGAAGCGATATGCGTCGGCTGTCCGCGGCGCGAACGGCCAAACCCGCGGGGAAGCGGCCTGTGGCGCGCCGAGACCGGCAGTTTGCGGGGCCGGCACCAGCGCAGTCGTGGTGGTCCTGCCGGCTGCGATGTAGCGGCCCGGCGCTTCACTCTGAGCGCGCGCGCAGTGCACTGCGGTAGCATCGGCGGCCATGGCCGTCACCACTTCTTCCAACGCCTTGCTGCTCGCGCGCCTGGCCAGCTTGGCCGACTGCACGCAGGCCGAGGGCTATGCCTGCATCACCGCGCGTCGCGAACACGGGGCGCGCTCGGTGGATATCCCGCAGCCGCACCTGGCGATCCTGGTGCAGGGACGCAAGCAGGTGCGCACCGCGACACAAACCCTGGACTTCGTGCCGGGCGACCTGTTCCTGGTGACGCAGCGCTGCCGCATTGATGTGGTCAACATCCCGGATCCGCACAGCGGCCTGCACCTGAGCGTGCTGGTGCCGCTGTGCGAAGAAGCGCTGAGCGCGGCGCGCGTGCTGTGGAACGAACCGCTGCCCGCTGCCGGCGCGGAACTGGCGCGGCTGCGCGCCGAGGAGTTCGGCATCACCCTGCTGCAATGGCGGCAGGCGCTGCAGGACGGCCGTTACACCGAGGCGCGGTTGGCGCTGGCGGCCCTGGTGGTGGCACTGTGCCGGCGCGGCCACGGCGGCCTGTTGATGCCGCCGGCGCCGAGCGTGGCCGCGCAGGTGCGCGACCTGATCGTCGCGCAGCCGCAACGCGCCTGGCGCTCGCGCGACATCGAAGACAGCCTGGGCCTCAGCGGCGCGACCTTGCGCCGACACCTGGCCAGCGAAGGCACCTCCTTGCGCGAACTGCTCGCCGATGCGCGCCTGGCGCATGCGATGCAGCTGCTCTACACCACGCGCTGGCCGCTGAAGACGGTCGCCGCGCACGCCGGCTATCGTTCGGTGCGCAGCTTCAGCCAACGCTTCCAGCAACGCTACGGCCTGGACCCGTCCAGCATCGGCAACTGAGCCGCGTCGGCGCTGAGCGCCGCGCGCAGCGGAATGAGCGAATCGCGCAGCGGCGCAGGCGCAGCATGCCGGTACCGCGGCGCCTGCCGCTCTGCCAGGAAGTCCCCATGTCCGTGTTCCCGTTGCGCGCGCTGTGCGCGCTGGCCCTGAGTGCCAGCGCGGCGCTGACGCTGCCGCCCCCCGCCCATGCCGCCGCGCCGGCCAGCAGCCAGACGCAGGTGCCAGGCGTCTATCGCCAGGCAATCGGCCGGTTGCGCGTCACCGCCCTGTTCGACGGCACCGTGGCGCTGCCGCGCGCGCAACTGGCGAACATCGCCCCGGAGGCGATCGCGCGCCTGCTCGACCATCGCTACGTGCCGGAAACCGCCAAGGGCCTGCAGACCGCGGTCAACGCCTACCTGATCCAGGACGGCACGCACCTGACCCTGGTCGATACCGGCACCGCCACCTGCTTCGGCCCCGGCCTGGGCCAGGTGCTGGCGAACCTGCGCGCGGCCGGCTACGCGCCGGCGCAGGTGGACGACGTGCTGCTGACCCACGCGCACCCGGACCACATGTGCGGCCTGCTCGATGCGCAGGGACAGGCGGCCTATCCCAACGCCACGGTGTGGCTGAGCGCGGCCGATGCCGCGTACTGGCTGGATCCGGCCAGCGAAGCAAGCGCACCGCAGATGCTGAAGTTCGCGTTCCCGCTGGCGCGCGCGGCGGCCGCACCGTACCAGGCCAAGGACCGGCTGCGCCGCTTTCGTCCCGGCGATGCGTTGCCCGGCGCCGCGGTGGCGCTGGATACGCACGGGCATACGCCCGGCCATGTGTCCTACCGGTTCGACGGCGGCGATGGCCAGCAGGTGTTGGTGTGGGGCGACCTGGTGCACTACCACGCGGTGCAGTTCGCGCAGCCGCGGGCCTCCTACGAAGCCGACAGCGACCGCACGGCGGCGATCGCCGCGCGCAGGCGCACCATGGCCCAGGCCGCCGACGGCGGCTGGTGGGTGGCCGGCGCGCATCTGCCGTTCCCGGGCCTGGGCCATGTGCGCCGCGACGGCGACGCGTTCGCCTGGGTCCCGGCCGAGTTCGCGCCGTTGCCGGCCACGCCTTGAGTGCGACCTTCTCCCGGTGGGAGAAGGGAACAGCTGCTAGCCCCTCTCCCACCGGGAGAGGGGTTGGGGTGAGGGTCCGGCGCGAAGCGACTCGCGGCGTTTGGGGGCACGAGGCTGCGCACGTACCCTCATCCGCCCCTGCGGGGCACCTTCTCCCGGTGGGAGAAGGGAACAACTGCTAGCCCCTCTCCCGCCGGGAGAGGGGTTGGGGTGAGGGTCAGGCGCGAAGCGTCTCGCGGTGCTTGGATGCATGAGGCTGCGCCCGTACCGGCATCCACCCCTGCGGGCGCCCGGCATCGCGCATGCGATGCAGCCAACGCAGACAGGACCGCCGCGTCCGCCGCTCGCGATCGATCGCAGGCAGCGCCTGCGCAGAAGACGCCGGAGGTCCGGCGCCGCCGCGCTCACGCAGTGGCGGTCGGCTCCGTGTCCAGCCCCAGCCAGCCGCCGACGATGGCACGCGCCTCGTCCACGCCCTGGCGGGTCTCGCC includes these proteins:
- a CDS encoding glutamate--cysteine ligase translates to MSSPSHVAETPITDRNELVEVLASGEKPEAQWRIGTEHEKFGFRLDDLRPPTFDGERGIEALLTGLTRFGWEPVQEGGHTIALLRDGASVTLEPAGQLELSGAPLETIHDTCVEVGSHLNEVKQVADELRLGFLGMGFQPKWRRDEMPWMPKGRYQIMKNYMPRVGSLGLDMMTRTCTVQVNLDYASEADMIKKFRVSLALQPIATALFADSPFTEGKPNGYLSYRSHIWTDTDADRTGMLDFVFEDGFGYERYVDYLLDVPMYFSYRDGTYVDASGQSFRDFMQGKLPALPGALPTLRDWSDHMTTAFPEVRLKKYLEMRGADAGPWGRLCALSAYWVGLLYDDAALDAAWDLVKDFSLVERHALRDGVPRQALKLTFRNGTVQDLAAESVKIALDGLRRRARLNGDGQDESRFLEPLVEILHAGQTAAERKLALYHGAWQGDIDRVFREFAY
- the wecB gene encoding UDP-N-acetylglucosamine 2-epimerase (non-hydrolyzing); this translates as MKVLCVFGTRPEAIKMGPLVRALRVAPGIDSLVCITGQHRAMLDQVMALFAIQPDHDLDVMVADQTLNGLCSRLFARLDALYAQVRPDRVLVHGDTSTAMTAALAAFHRRIPVGHVEAGLRTGNLQQPWPEEMNRRVIDVVADHLFAPTASARDNLQREHLSGRISVTGNTVIDALQLTVERLERDAVLRTTVDAQFPFLDPQRKLLLVTGHRRESFGDGFANICRALAELAQRKDLQIVYPVHLNPNVQGPVRAQLGGLDNVHLIAPQDYLAFVRLMQHAHVVLTDSGGVQEEAPALGKPVLVMRDVTERPEAVQAGVVTLVGTDPARIVAAVAAACELPPRPARFLPHASPYGDGRASARIVAALRGRSFDSFVPGRAAAVSHLPLFSESTP
- a CDS encoding helix-turn-helix transcriptional regulator, yielding MAVTTSSNALLLARLASLADCTQAEGYACITARREHGARSVDIPQPHLAILVQGRKQVRTATQTLDFVPGDLFLVTQRCRIDVVNIPDPHSGLHLSVLVPLCEEALSAARVLWNEPLPAAGAELARLRAEEFGITLLQWRQALQDGRYTEARLALAALVVALCRRGHGGLLMPPAPSVAAQVRDLIVAQPQRAWRSRDIEDSLGLSGATLRRHLASEGTSLRELLADARLAHAMQLLYTTRWPLKTVAAHAGYRSVRSFSQRFQQRYGLDPSSIGN
- a CDS encoding VIT family protein, which encodes MRPAHSELHRADRAGWLRAAVLGANDGILSVAGLVVGVASSGAPAPAVLATGIAGLVAGAMSMAAGEYVSVQSQVDTERADLAIERRELREDPHSELEELAGIYRQRGLDAALARQVAEQLTAHDALGAHARDELGITETLRARPLQAAAASAAAFCTGAALPVVAAWLAPDGRQLWVTGAATLVGLSLTGALAARAGGASGVRGAVRVVFWGAAAMLASGAIGHVFGVHV
- a CDS encoding VOC family protein, which codes for MGFSVSSLDEAIAFWTEAMGFELVRTGEMGGDFLREVTGVDDPRCRMALVVSPAGFPIELLEYSTARTLGKTPASAGAIGAAHLAVTVTDIDVAVARIQAQGWHLKGSPRPIEAGPRAGTVVAYVSGPDGITIEVMQPPR
- a CDS encoding MBL fold metallo-hydrolase produces the protein MSVFPLRALCALALSASAALTLPPPAHAAAPASSQTQVPGVYRQAIGRLRVTALFDGTVALPRAQLANIAPEAIARLLDHRYVPETAKGLQTAVNAYLIQDGTHLTLVDTGTATCFGPGLGQVLANLRAAGYAPAQVDDVLLTHAHPDHMCGLLDAQGQAAYPNATVWLSAADAAYWLDPASEASAPQMLKFAFPLARAAAAPYQAKDRLRRFRPGDALPGAAVALDTHGHTPGHVSYRFDGGDGQQVLVWGDLVHYHAVQFAQPRASYEADSDRTAAIAARRRTMAQAADGGWWVAGAHLPFPGLGHVRRDGDAFAWVPAEFAPLPATP